Genomic window (Mycosarcoma maydis chromosome 5, whole genome shotgun sequence):
TCGCACAGCCGGAATCGCTCAGGGGAGATCCATGCCGTCATTGTGCTTTTGGACCATCGAAAATTCGACACGGTTCAAATGCCTACTGCTGTTTCCTTTGGTACATTTACGATTGGCGAAGCAACAAGTCAATTAATTATTCGACGATCGAGAAGTGCACCTTTGACtaacattcacgattaattTATCTCGATTTGACGCGTGTTGATCTGCCTCTTCTCGTACGAATCGATGCCATCGCACCATCCATCTCCTCGTCCCTCTTCCAGCcgcattcacaatcgtgaatcgtgaattattcgtgatggccgattcgtgatggacAATTGCGGGGAGTGAGTGGCATGCTCGTCGTACACAAACCACGTTGGGCGACTTCGCAATGTGAACTCGAATTTGTTCTTGTTCACCAACGCTCAAGCCACATCCAACCTTGCTTTCCAACCAGCCGCCATCTTCTCCGATCACTGTCTCGTCATATACCCAGCTCATTTCGATACCAACCGTCCGCGACCGTCTCACCCCGATCTGGCCGCCGTCTACTAACACCCCTTGACAGCCACTCGACTCGAGCCCAATCTCGCACTTGTCCTACCTAGCCAGCACGCAGCATGATGACGGAACCTGAACCGGGCGCAGCTTTCGCGCCAGGCGCCTATGCCAACGCCTTCGTTCCTGGCAAGCCACGCGACTCGGCCAGCCTGATTCAGCAGCGTCTTCGAAAAGCCAAGCTCTTTAACGAGGAGCTTGCCGACTATTTCGCCGCTCGCCGCGAACTCGAAGACACCTATCTCAAACAGCTCCAAAAGATCTCGAAACGTAATTTCCTCTCGGACCCTTCCTCCATCCCACCCAGCTATGCCCCTGTTTACGAGCGACTCGTACAGGAGCTCGCAGAGGTCGCCAGTGCCCATGCCGAGttcgagaagcgcatcgcCCAAGATTGCGAGGCTCCCATTCGCAACGCCAGCTCCCAAGGAGAATGGAGTCGTATCAAGGACCACGATGACTCACTTTCCAACACCTTACGAGAActcaactcgctcgaaTCACAGCTACAAAAAGATaccaagaagctcgaagccGCTTCCTCCAAAAAGGCCTCTCAAGCCAATGCAAAGGTCCAAGAGACCGAACGCGCCATCGCGCAGACCATGGAAATATGGGAGACAGAGGCTCCATTCGCGTTTGAAGCCTATCAGCGCATCGATGCCCAccggctcgagctgctcaaggagaGCGTTGCTAAATTCGAGACCGCACAGAGCGACGCTGCACAGCgcatcatgtcgagctcCGAAAAGACCATGCAACAGTGCCTTACTTTTGATACCCAGGCCGATATGCAAGACTTCATCCTCAAAAATGGGGTGGTAGTCGGTGCATCTGCTACCTCCTCGGCTCGCAACCGTACACCCTCGACCTCGCGTCCgtctgctgttgctgttgctggtgcCGCGCCATCTGTAGCTCTCAACCGCTCGTCTTCCGTCACCGGTCGCAGCATCATCAGTCGCTCCGGTGCGGATAGCTCCGCGCGTGCTGGTAGGTCCAACGGTGCCGGTATGGGTGAGTTTGGCGCATCCACAGCATCCATCCACTCGGCTGATCGCACCATGGGCAGCAGTACACAAGATGCCACGCCCACCAAATCAGCCGGCTCCGCCCTCAAGAACGCTTTCAGCCGCTTCGGCCGTGCGCGTTCCAACAAGGACTCGAGCAACACGCAGACCATCTACGGCGGTTTACCCGATGAACCCGCCGActcgtccttctcctcGGTCAACCGAAGCGGAACGCTGCGACAAAATTCAATAACAGCAGgcgccagctcgtcgtcgcgcaATGCGGCTCCCCTGTCTGCAAGCGGCGACGattcgatcgactcgatggCTCCCGCCTCTGCTGGAGGTCTAATGGCTCCACTCACACCCTCGACTGCGCCGACCAAGAAAACGTCTGCAACCGTTCCGGCCATTCACCTGCCCTCTTCCTCAACTGCTGCGCCGCTGGTAGACTCAGAGGGCTTCTCCATTCCTCCGCCCGATCGTAAGCCTTGGgagactgctgctgttggaggtgctgcagttAGCTCTGCGACAGCTGGTGCCACAGCTGGATCCTCTTTGCTAGACAATGACAGTCAAGATGACTCTCGAGACACATTTGACAGCTCAGTCAACAATCGCGTTGGAAGCATGAACATCAGCAGTCAGCCTATCACCGAAGACGCTTCCAAGGAGAAGGCGGCGCTCGAACGCATGAAGTCGACGCTCCTCACCAGCGGACCGCCTTCTCGTCGCGGCACTACGCGACGCGATCGCAGGGATGTCCGCAACACGACCTACAACCCAGCATTCACAACCGTAGCTTCCAGTAGTGGCGatgacagcagcaggctgAGCCAATTCGGTGTGCTCACCGCCTCACCGCAAACGAGTGTACCCGGGTCTCCTTCGCCGTTTGGCACGCAAAGCACGTTCACTGGCACAGCGGGCGTCGGTCAACACCGTACTCAAAGCATCGCTTCAGTGGCTTCGTCTACCGCCAACAACAATCCGTTCGAGAAcagctccaccacctcgcccATCAAGGCGAGTCTGAGCGAACGCGTAAATGCCATCTTTGTCGGCAGGGAGATTGCCAAGGTCATGGTGGTGGGTGAGCTCAGCATCGCCGTGGGTTCCAGTCTAGCGGGTACGGTCAAACCTGTGCACATTCGGATCGAGGCgtttgagcagctggaaAAGGCAGCTCCGAATCCGGCGTTCCTCCAGGCCGTTCCGGGTGGGTCCACGCCTGGTGAGTATCTGCTGGATGTCAAGTcgttgctcgagcaaggcgTAACATCCGGGCTGCCCAGCAGCGGGTCGCAGGCAGTGGTGCTCAAGTACCAGGTGCATATTTCCGAATCGCGCAAATCCGAATACGTGCCCTTGTCGCTGCATGCACAGTGGAGATGTGAGCCTCATCAGACATCGTTACTCATGACGTATACGCCCAACTCTGCCTGTCGATTCTCCACTGTCGACGCAGGTGAATCCTCGGCCACGGTGCTGCAAGACCTCCAATTCGCAGTGCAAATTCAACCGTCCACGGTGAACAATATCATGTCGAAACCGACGGCCACGTTTGTCTCGGAAACAAAGTCGCTCTTCTGGAAGCTCAACGACAAGATTTCGCTCACATCGCCTTCGAGTGAGGTGCacaagctgctcgcacGTTGTCAGATCGAGGGCGCACAGACCGTGCCCACACCCGTGCATTTGAAGTGGAAGATTATCGGCAAGACCATCTCCAGTCTGGGGGTGGTTACCCTTGGCGAAGCAGTGGACGCtctcaagatcgacgaggtggtACGAACGTGTGTTGCCGGAAAGTTTATTGCCTCGCCTTGATCCAGTCCAGCGCAAACATGTTTTCGTCGGCCTCGTCATGtcgttttttttttttttggttgCTTCATACTTTTGTGGTTGTGCAATTCCAACAGCGGTGAATTGAATCACGCCTGACCTCGGTCTCACTATCCGAGAGCTCGAGTTGAGCAATCTCGCATTTCCTCTACGCTGTCTCACACCAATGCATCGAGCGATCCGAATTCATCAGAGCACAGATTCAAACAGGATCGAAGATAAAATATGGATTGAATCATACAAATGCCAGCGGGAGGTGATGAGGTTTGAGCGCGAGGTGGACATGAGAACGTGTCTACGAAAAATGCTGGCCGTGTGTCGGCGCATGCGCGCATTCAGTTGGTCTCGGGCTCCAAGGTGGTACCGCGACGAACAGTTCCCCAGCCGACCAAACGCCAGTGCTTGTCGATCCTCCTCGAGAGCGCGATCTTTTCTCCAACCTCGGTACATGCTGGACTGGTGAGGAAGATCTTTGCCAGATCAGCTTTCACGCTCATCACCCTACCGCCTGTGGACGTGGAACCAATGTTGACCATCAGCAGTTCgttcttggcgagctttTGCACCTTGgtctgcttcttgtcgtcggATTTGACACCAAGCAGACGACGGAGCAAGAAATAGTTGATTTCCAACTCGGTGTAGATCGCAGGCAGCTGTCCCACAGCACCCAACACCTGACCGACCAATCGATCAGCACGGCACAAGGTAGGGTCAATCTTGGTTCCCACACCAATCAACCCACCGGGAACGGCAAACTGCAAATCATTGTGCTCAGCGAGCAACGATTCGACGCGTGAGAAAATAGGCTTGCAGTGAATCTTACCCTCGTTGTCCTTGGTCACGATACCAGGACGCACCTCGATCTCCTGACCGATCTTGAGCACACCAGAGAGGATCGATccaccagcaacaccaCCGCGAagctcctccacctcggcacCGGGCTTGTTGACGTCGAAAGATCGAATCACGATCAGGCGTGGTGGCGAGgtgaaatcacgaaccgGAACAGGCACGCGCTTGACAATGTATTCGTTGACCGCATCAATGTTGTACTTGAGCTGCGCCGAGATGGGCACGATGGGTGCACCGTCAGCCACAGTTCCTTTGACAAAGTTGATGATCGACTTCCAGTGCTCCTCTGCCGCCTGCTCGCGGATCAAGTCGACCTTGTTCTgcaggatgatgatgtGCTGAAGCTTCATGATCtcgacagcagccaagTGTTCCGAAGTCTGCGGTTGCGGACACGATTCGTTACCGGCAAtcaagagcaaagcagcgtCCATGACGGCAGCACCGTTCAACATGGTAGCCATCAGAATGTCGTGACCGGGGCAGTCGACAAACGAAACATGACGAAGCAGGTTCATCTTTCCACCACAGCCAGGCACCTCGCAGTCCGGGTGAGGCTCCTTGTTTGAAGGATATGACTTGTAGCACTGCGGACGCGGGCATTCTTCGCGCTCGCACTTGTAGATCTTTGCATTGGCGTATCCGAGCTTGATGGTAATGTTGCGCACCAGCTCGTTCTTAAAACGAACCGTCTGGACGCCCGAAATGGCTTTTACGACTGTCGACTTTCCGTGCGCTACATGGCCAATCGTTCCGATGTTGATAGTTGCCTGCTTCGAGATGACTTCGGGGCTAAGCGGGTTCAGGTTGTCATAGTCGATGTTGACCGCCTGCAAGTCTTTGGTGATCTGTTGAACGTCACCGTTCGAGGcaactgctgctgccatttTGGAGGAAAGTGGGATGTCGTCCGGCGATTGCTGAGCAGTTTGGACAGACTAATAGTGGCAGTGATccgatgctgatgctaGCGAGCAACTCTGGCTGATGCAGTCAAGAGCACTTTGATTTGTACAAGAGCACAAGCAGAACGAAATCCAAATACGAAAGGCCCGTTGGCAGATGCAAGAAACGCAGGCCGGTCGTCGAGATCCCAAACTGAACGCTTTTCCTTGTACGATACAAGCGTCTCTGGAAGCTGTTTTTGTATGTCGAAATCCGCCGCGAGAGTAAAGCGAGCAGACGTATACGTTAGGAATGAAGGAGAGCGTGATCAGTGGAGAAGGTgaaggagaaggaagcGACTGCGAAGATGGTGACAAAGAGCGAGCGTGCCTTACATTTTGTGTTTGCGTCTCTGACACTTGGCTTGCTAACTGGCTGGCGTCAGTTCCCAGCACCGAAAAAAAGGAAGAAAGTCGTCCGTATCGTCCTTTGCGCTTAGCAGTGAGCAATGAGCCGTGAGCAGTGAGCCGTGAGCAGTGAGCCGTGAGCAGTGAGCCGTGAGCAGTGAGCAGAATTTTGAACGAATTACAATTGATCGCtcagcagtcacagagtcaaAAGTGGCAAACCAGACGCGCACCCACAGCTACGAGCGAGTCATTTTTTCTTCTCAAACCCAAGTCGCACGActgccactcacgactacgaTGCTCAGCTACCAAAATTCTAAAGCACAGCACGCAGAGTATGCTTGCTTGTCCCAATTTCGTGCGAATGAGAAGCAGTCCTTCCGGTGAGGTGATTCTCATCCTGAACCCACCCTTAAgattcaatcgtgaatattctTACGCCCTCTTTTCGTAGGCGTAGCCGGCTCAACACTCGCATCAtgcttgctcttctgctgGCAACAATCACAGACGCCGTTCGTGTAGAATGTTGATCTAAAATCATGTCCTTTGCATGGACCAAGCCAACACAAGTGAAGGCATGGTGGTTCGCATGGGTGTAACTAGTCGTAGGCTTTCAACATATTAGTGGTGAGCCTCGACCTTgacatcagcagcagcttcacGGAGGTAAGCGTTGACGTCGCCACCCTCAGTGAGAGCACCTTCCGACGAAGAGGTGGTAGCGGCCTCGGCGTGGTCgggctcagcagcagcgtaAGCCTCAAGCTGCGAAGAAAgctccgacgacgagggGACGGCGGGAGCCTTGGGCGCAGCAGGGGTCTGGAACTCGCGAACCTGGCCCTTGTGAGCGTCGGCAGCCTGGTCAATTGCAAATCATAATCGATAGTCGTGTGCAAATAGAGCAAGTAGGAATGATGATCAGTCTAAGGCCGTTTCAACAAAACACTGATGCGGGACCGGTGCACGTGACTGCAACTCACCTTAGGGGGAGCCTTGTAGCccttgagctccttgatgTAGAGCTCCTGGACAAAGTCTGTTTTTACGAATGCAGTCCGAATGATCAAGATGCGAGACGGTAGGGGTCAGAGTCAGTCGACCGAAACGTTGCAAGGCCGCGGGACAGGAGAAAGGTCAAAGCGTACCCTTAGAAGCGACGGCAGAGCTGGAAAGTGCTCGCACCTGTGTTCGCGAAGCGGATCGGACCTGTTTGACATATCAATATTAACAGCAGTGTCGGAAGTGTGGTGGTGGTCAGTTGCACAGTTCAAGGCCCATACAAATGTTGTTTGGTGTCGAGTGGCAGCTGCTTTCAACTCGAATGCCTGTGTCGGTGTGGATGGCCGGGATACGTACAGCGCCGAAGGTGGAGCGGGCGACGAGCTGGGCAAAGACCATTTTGTATGAAGCTGATGGATGTGGCGGGTGACGGGACGGGTGTTAAGAAGCACGTTATCAAGCAACACAAccgcaacgacgacgatggcatcGGCGGCCGCGGTGGCTACAACGCAGCGCGGTCGTTGCTGATTTGCGGTTCCGGCTCACTCTCCACACCTTGTCTCGTACTCATCGCCGTTTGCTGTACCATTTTTTGAAATCTGCGTGCTTCCTGCGATGAATTTCTCAAATTGgaagactcacgactatcCCGCCCGATTTCATGCCACGAACGGCTCCGAGCAATTCCGCACTAACATCTCCAGAAATTCGTCGGCGTTTTTGCAAATTacgaaccgtgaaccgtCAACCGTTGACGGTGGTGATCAGTCAAGTTTCCCGTACGAAACCTGACTGTGTTGCAGACCAAGCGGATGTTCTAATTCTAGTCTGCTAAATGACGTTGATccgtgcagcagcaactcacgactgatttcgctgtgcttgctgctcagccagcTCCGAATTGCTCCACCCTCAGCCTCTCGGCTCAGCTAGCTACACAAGCCCCCAGCTTCCGCAGCTTCCGCCTGATCAACCTTGCTTCATCCCCATAGCATCCTACCTCGCATACTCCCTTTGCAACATGTCTCTCCTCCGTGTCTCCACCTCTTCGCTTGCCCGCGTCTCCAAGACCCCCGCCTTTGTCATGGCTACTCGAGGCTACGCTGACGGCCCGACCGACCAGGCTGGTGCCACCGCTTCTTCTAAGGGCTGGTCCAAACGCGAACAGGTAAGTCTGGTTTGACGATGCTCATCACCAAGCTAGAAATGTGTACTTATAGACTGTCTCTCCTGTACATTGTGACCACCAGGCTCAAGAGAACCAGTACGTTCAGCAAGcagagaaggagaagctTGCAAAACTCAGGGagtcgatcaagaagcagcgTGAACACCTTGACGATGTACGTTAACCTTTGCTACCTCATGCTCATGATCGTCATGGGCATCCCGGATCAGAGCCGAAAGTGGAAGCTGACGATTCGATTTGTTTTCCTTCTGTACGGTCCACCAGGTCGAGAACCAGCTCAACAACCTTGACAAGAAGTAAATCTGTCTTTCTAAACGACTCTCTCGGCGCAACGCCGCTCACTTCCTGTCAACACAATCATGACTCACAGTCTCATTGAACCATATGCAAGTGCTATAATTGGGATGCAAATGATATGAAGCTGTTCTATACCGCCGGATCGCTAAGCAGCATCGCGTTCGGCAAGCATGTACTGCCAATCGTCCGCAGCCGCATAAGTctggctgcgctcgacTGCATCCGATTCCATGacgtcgtcctcctcctcccgCTCCACCTTCTCAGACTGGTCTCCCGCCGTAGCTCTTAGGTAGCTGACCACGGCGCCTCGCTTCTCCAAGTATGCAGCGTAGCTTCGCAATGCCTCGAGGTTGGGGctctcgactcggctgTAAGCAGCTTCGCTGAGCTGAGCCCTTTTCAAAGTGTCGATATTGCCGATCAGAAAGAGTGCACTCTGAGCGCGAGTGAGAGCCACATTGAGTCGCCTGCCGTCGGCTAGGAAGCCCACGTAGCCCTGCGCATTGGTCCGCACAGTGGAAAACAGAATGACCTTCTTCTCGCGCCCCTCAAACCCGTCGACCGTGTGGACATCGATGTTGCCCAACTCGGAAGATCGCGTTCCGAGAATGCCAGCAGCTTGTTGCCGTGATAGCGATGCTTCGTTGTGCAGCATCTTTTCCAGCAGGACCTGCTGACCGGCGTAGGGTGTGACAACGCCAATGTCGTCTCCAGTGAGGTCCGGATTTTGTCGCAGCAAGTCTGTCACTACATCCAGGACAATCCGTGCCTCGGATGCATTGCGAAGCGAAGACGAGTTTTCTGCTTTGGTCTCGCGTCCTTTGTGGTCGATAAAACAGAGACGTTGCGTGTCTTGCTTTGCAACGCCGGCGCAAGAGGGCCAGTAGCTCGATGCGACCGGCGCGATAAGCTCTGTGCCCGTTCCATTCTGCAACGCACCATCGTAGAATGTCTGATTCGCGAACTCGGCGAGGGTGGGATGCATACGGAATTGCACGTTGAGCATGATCGATGGAatgctgcttcggctttGAATGAGCCGCTCAAATAGACTGCGCGACAGCCCGGCTTTCTTGGCTTCTGCGCTGGTAACCACAGGCGGCAGCTGTTTATGGTCGCCGATGATTGACAGATGTCTGCATCCCTTCATAAGCGGTACGAGCGAGACAGGCTCAGTAGCCATGGATGCCTCGTCGAAAAACACCACCGGAAGGTCAatcatgtcgagctcagGCGAGCCTGCAGCGATCGCTGAGCCGCAAATGACATCGACACCGTTAAGAATCTCGCCTCGAATCGAAGCGCGAAGGAAAAAGTAGGTAGCCTTCAGACGGTTTAGCTGTTTTTTGATGGTCTCGTACTCTTCCGAGGCCGTACCACCCTTAGGCTGAGCTGCCTCGCGCTCCTCTTCTCGCTCGGCCATCATGTTCTCCcagctttgcgcttcagTCTGGCCGATcgcctcgtcttcggcaAGCCGCTCCCGCACAGACGATGCTATGCATGGATCGGAACCGCCCATGCGGCCCAGCTCGTACTCGCTTTTGAGCCTGTCGAGAGTGTCTAGCTGACGCTTGATCTGATCCAGTCGTTGTTTGGCTGGATGACGAAGAAAGTAGGCATCGAGAGTGTACTGATCGATGCCTGCTCTAGCGCGTGCTGATGGGCCAATACGCACCACACGGAGTCCTGCCTTGATGCACCCGTCTGCGAGGTTGTCGACCGCAACGTTGGTGTGCGCGGCTAGCATGATAGGGTGAGGCACCTGGAAGTcttgcttgagcagcttgatggCCGTCACAATGGTTCGGGTCTTGCCAGTGCCAGGAGGACCTTGGATAAGAGAGACTCTCTCGCGCAGCATCATGGCAACGGCCTGCGTCTGGGTGCTGTTGAGATCGGGCAGCGGGTCACCATCAATAACGACcggatctcgacgagcaaatCGATCGTACCAACTTTGAACGCGGGCGTCTTCCCAGAATGCACCTCTGGTCACTCGATCGACCGGAGGCTCGATGCCAAGGATGACGTCGCTCAAGCGGGTGCCAGAGAGGATGTATTGGAAACGCGAGCCGTACTGGGTCTCGATGAATTCAACATCGTGCTCCAGCGCCTCGAGCGCTGCTTTGATGCGCTCAAATGTCAGGTCGTTGAAGCCGTAGTCGAGACGCCACGAAGGGCACGagacaagatcgacatcCTCATCAGCTTCGTCGAATTTGAGACGGATAAAGGTGCGCTGTCGTTCGACGACTTCGGCTTCAATTACAAAGTCGTCCTCGACGAATGATGCGGAATCGTCGCTGGTAGGTGGTGACATTGCAGAAGGCATGATGGTCACTTTGTCACCCGCGCGGAAAAGAGTTCGAGGCAGCggctcggcagcgtcgagcttgaagacGGCAGCTCGTTTGCCAAAGTGGCGTTTGCTGTTATCCTGCCAGTATCCTTGCAGCCCGTCAATCGTGATGCCCTCTTggatgagcttctcgatcgGGGCCTTGCGCCTCTCTGCAATGGCGGCGAGCTcctgcttgcgctcgcagtcgagcagctcggccCACCTTTCACGATACAATCTAGCTTGTTGTCGTATCGGCTCACGGTCGCCGTGTCGTGAGAGGAGCTGTGCTGCCTTTTCTCTGCTGATGCGCAAAGAGCGATCGTCCATCTTGCGTTCGGCCATGCGTCGCGCTTTGGCTGCCACTTTGCTTTCTTCTCCTCTAACCATGGAGGCTGAGGCTCTCCTGCGTTGAGATGGACGAGAGGCACCAGAAGAACGGCAGGCTATTGGGATGGTTGTCCCACATCGTTTCCTCCAGTCGAACCGATCTGGATGTGCGACATAGGAGTCCCTGTAGAGATCCTGAGGTCGAGAAGGTCCAAACGGCCATTGCATGGCAGCTAGCTGGCGATtgagagcgtcgagcgatCTGTCCAGTTGCTGATCCGAGCCGGAGTGTGGTCCATTCCACCATTGTGGTTGCGCGGTCTTGCCTGCAGCAACAATGCCGGATGCGTGGGGATTGCTAGTCGAAACCTTGCTGCGGCCGTTTGTGGAGCTGAAAGACCGTCGAGTCACAGACTTCTTAGGAGGCGCAGTGTCCCGATCGGCGTCGCCAGGAAGGCTGTGCTTGCTAGTGTCCAGAAAGCCATTGCCAGCCTGTGAGCTTGAATGAGCCGAGCGCGCGGATGTCAAAGGCAGACGAGATGGACCGGCAATGCGGTGTGTTTCTTGACGAGGAAGTCTGCTGCCTCCGCTCAGTAGCTCCGACGACCGCGGGTTATATGTCACCGCGTGTTGGGTAAGCTGGCGAGATGCATGACCGAGACGTAGGGCGGTAATAGTGTCGAAGCGGCGGAAGGTATGTTTGCTCAGCTGGTAGCCTTGCAATGACCTTCGGATGCAGATGAAGTGGATCTATTGATGATCACAGCTGTGAGGGGCGACGAATAATTTTGCTATGACGCTACGGGATGGAGGCGTGAAGCCGATTTGAAATCGAGTCGCAGCAGAACGAAGCTCAGACCAATTTTTGTCACAGGGTCTTGTGAGCGGAAGGAACCTGGCTGGTTCCAAGCCGCGGTACGCTGGAGCGGGGCGTGTTCTGCGTGGCTAGGCAGAAGAACCATGGAGGGAATTTCCACGTTCGTTGTCTCTTCCACGCATTTGGaacacgattcacaattccCTTTGACTTCCCTATCTGAactttttcttttttgCCCTGGGCATGTGAAGACGCGTCAGGCAACGCATACGTGCTGCCTTCCACGTTCACGCTTGATCATATGTCACACGCAGAGCAAGAGTACACGATGTTGCTGATGATCCGTACAAACACTGTCTGCTTGGCTCTTACGTACAGTGTCTGCCTTTGCACGACACCTATCGATCTACAAATGCTACTCCATGCTCCAATGCGGGAAGAGCAAGCGAATGTGCTGATAAACGTCCCAGAAGCTGACATGATGCAAGCAACCTAGTTCGAAAGTGATGTATTACGATTACACGTTAGAGACGCCGATACGTTCACCGACGCGAACCATGGTCTCGAGGCCGTTGCGGGAGCTGTCTAGCAGATCTTGGTCCCATTTCACCTTGGCCTCGGGCGGAAAGATTACAATATTGGTCGAGCCGCCGTACGCATAGTAGCCGCACTCGTCGCCGCGCTGCACAGACGAGCCCTGGCTGGCATTAGTCCATCCAATGGAACCCACCAGCATCGCGCCAATCGCGACAAATGCCACAGGGATGGGAGGGCTTGCATTTCCTTTCGGACTCCAATTGAGTACAAGAACCTCTCTGCGATTGCCTGAGAAGACGTCGAAGTCGGCGTTGACCGCTTGAGGCTGATGCATGGATCCCACCCACGTGTCGAGATAAACGTCGTACCAGGCATGTCAATAAAGCGCAAACCAATAGGATCAGGATAAATCGAATTGAAGAAAAGTGTCACCAAAAAAGGGGTAGCAAAAATCGGACCGGAAATCGGGGCAAAGGAGGTGTCAGAACGATCGATCAAGCTCACATCGGCACGAGCGTGCATGACATCCACGACCCGCTGCAGGAAACTCACATTGACAGTAAAGTACTCTCCGGCTATGTGTCTTGTCGGTCCACACAGGGCTGGGCCTACTGGGTAGTGGAAGCGGTGGTAATCGGCTGGAGCAAGGCGGAAGATTGCGATTGAGCTGCCAGGCGGGAAGCAGCGGTCAGCAAGATTGGTGTCGCCGATCAACCTGTTGAGCGTGAAACCATCACCCTTGATCCAGTATCGGGTCGATTCTCCCACATCGCTGAACACTGTCAGCCTACAATCAGCACACGACGAGACGATCGAAGCATTCTCTGGCTCGGCAATTGGTCTCGCTCCCGGTTTCAGTTTGCGGAAGAAGAACGAGTTGAAGCTGGGATACTGCGATGGATCTGGCTGCAGAAGCTCGTCCAAGTTGATTGAATAAGTCTGAACAAAGCTCTGAATATGCTCCAACACGGCTTGTGGATTCGACTCATCGTCGTACACCCTGCCTTGGCGCACGGATACGGTCTTGAGCAAATCCTCGACCGAATTGTATCGCAAAAACGATTGCTCCTTGCTCTTATAGAACAGCAGGTGCATACCTACTCGAACATAGATGGGCATGCTCTCAAAGATCCTTTGGCCGGGCTGACCTCGAATGGCAACGTAGTTGCCCATATGATGACTAGCGAACAAACGATCCATCGTCGACTCGAGGCTACCCGGGAAGAAGCGGCTCCACCATTTTGTATGCATCTGCACTGAGATCGGACCAGGAGTAATTGCTGTATGCTGCGAGGTACCCTGCTGAAGTTGATCACTCGTCTGATGCACTGGTCCCGACGAGACGAGGTGCTCAAGCACCAACGCCATCGACTCGCGTTCCTGCGCTTGATCCGCTTCTTGCTTTGACGTCATAGTGgaaatcaagaatcaagGACTGCAAAAGATGTGTAGGAGGGGGTGAGGAAAGACCGAAAGCTAGACTGGCCAATCCGAATCGGAACGAAGTCATCCAGTTCCTTTGCCAATCACTGCTTCATAAGAGCCTGGACCGAGCGTCAGTGGATTTGCCGGCGGTTCATATTCAGGGGTCTTGCCAGCTGCAGGTAACttacagtcgtgagtagttATGtgcaagaatcgtgaaattcgtgatcacgaatggtgaatcgtgaatgtccACGGAGCTATTGTCAAAAACCAATAATGTTAGACCTGCATCGTCCATCTACCTTCAAAAAATGGTTCTAGCAAAAAAaataaatcgtgaatagcgTGCACCAAAAACT
Coding sequences:
- a CDS encoding uncharacterized protein (related to phosphatidylserine decarboxylase proenzyme 2 precursor), with amino-acid sequence MTSKQEADQAQERESMALVLEHLVSSGPVHQTSDQLQQGTSQHTAITPGPISVQMHTKWWSRFFPGSLESTMDRLFASHHMGNYVAIRGQPGQRIFESMPIYVRVGMHLLFYKSKEQSFLRYNSVEDLLKTVSVRQGRVYDDESNPQAVLEHIQSFVQTYSINLDELLQPDPSQYPSFNSFFFRKLKPGARPIAEPENASIVSSCADCRLTVFSDVGESTRYWIKGDGFTLNRLIGDTNLADRCFPPGSSIAIFRLAPADYHRFHYPVGPALCGPTRHIAGEYFTVNPQAVNADFDVFSGNRREVLVLNWSPKGNASPPIPVAFVAIGAMLVGSIGWTNASQGSSVQRGDECGYYAYGGSTNIVIFPPEAKVKWDQDLLDSSRNGLETMVRVGERIGVSNV
- a CDS encoding uncharacterized protein (related to regulator of nonsense transcripts 1) — encoded protein: MQWPFGPSRPQDLYRDSYVAHPDRFDWRKRCGTTIPIACRSSGASRPSQRRRASASMVRGEESKVAAKARRMAERKMDDRSLRISREKAAQLLSRHGDREPIRQQARLYRERWAELLDCERKQELAAIAERRKAPIEKLIQEGITIDGLQGYWQDNSKRHFGKRAAVFKLDAAEPLPRTLFRAGDKVTIMPSAMSPPTSDDSASFVEDDFVIEAEVVERQRTFIRLKFDEADEDVDLVSCPSWRLDYGFNDLTFERIKAALEALEHDVEFIETQYGSRFQYILSGTRLSDVILGIEPPVDRVTRGAFWEDARVQSWYDRFARRDPVVIDGDPLPDLNSTQTQAVAMMLRERVSLIQGPPGTGKTRTIVTAIKLLKQDFQVPHPIMLAAHTNVAVDNLADGCIKAGLRVVRIGPSARARAGIDQYTLDAYFLRHPAKQRLDQIKRQLDTLDRLKSEYELGRMGGSDPCIASSVRERLAEDEAIGQTEAQSWENMMAEREEEREAAQPKGGTASEEYETIKKQLNRLKATYFFLRASIRGEILNGVDVICGSAIAAGSPELDMIDLPVVFFDEASMATEPVSLVPLMKGCRHLSIIGDHKQLPPVVTSAEAKKAGLSRSLFERLIQSRSSIPSIMLNVQFRMHPTLAEFANQTFYDGALQNGTGTELIAPVASSYWPSCAGVAKQDTQRLCFIDHKGRETKAENSSSLRNASEARIVLDVVTDLLRQNPDLTGDDIGVVTPYAGQQVLLEKMLHNEASLSRQQAAGILGTRSSELGNIDVHTVDGFEGREKKVILFSTVRTNAQGYVGFLADGRRLNVALTRAQSALFLIGNIDTLKRAQLSEAAYSRVESPNLEALRSYAAYLEKRGAVVSYLRATAGDQSEKVEREEEDDVMESDAVERSQTYAAADDWQYMLAERDAA